In Capsicum annuum cultivar UCD-10X-F1 chromosome 11, UCD10Xv1.1, whole genome shotgun sequence, one genomic interval encodes:
- the LOC107847538 gene encoding probable methyltransferase PMT2 isoform X1 — protein sequence MVAMAGKNSGDNRTRTSVSIFIVAGLCCFFYLLGAWQRSGFGKGDSIALAVTKTADENCDILPNLNFETRHAGEAGGTDESEEAEELKPCDPQYTDYTPCQDQKRAMTFPRENMNYRERHCPPQEEKLHCLIPAPKGYVTPFPWPKSRDYVPYANAPYKSLTVEKAIQNWVQYEGNVFRFPGGGTQFPQGADKYIDQLASVVPIENGTVRTALDTGCGVASWGAYLWKRNVIAMSFAPRDSHEAQVQFALERGVPAVIGVLGTIKMPYPSKAFDMAHCSRCLIPWGAADGILMMEVDRVLRPGGYWVLSGPPINWKTNYKAWQRPKEELEEEQRKIEEAAKLLCWEKISEKGETAIWQKRKDSDSCRSAQESSAAKVCKSSDSDSVWYNKMETCITPNNGNGEDESLKPFPERLYAVPPRIANGKVSGVSVEEYQEDNKKWKKHVSAYKKINKFLDTGRYRNIMDMNAGLGGFAAALHSPKFWVMNVMPTIAEKNTLGVIYERGLIGIYHDWCEAFSTYPRTYDLIHANGLFSLYKNKCEFEDILLEMDRILRPEGAVILRDNVDVLIKVRKIIGGMRWNLKLMDHEDGPLVPEKILVAVKQYWTLGDTNSTSSQ from the exons AT GGTTGCAATGGCGGGCAAAAACTCGGGAGATAATAGGACTAGGACTTCTGTATCAATATTTATAGTAGCTGGTCTATGCTGTTTCTTCTATTTACTTGGAGCATGGCAAAGAAGTGGTTTCGGGAAAGGAGATAGTATAGCTCTGGCAGTCACCAAGACTGCTGATGAGAATTGCGATATACTACCAAATCTCAATTTTGAAACTCGTCATGCCGGCGAAGCAGGCGGTACTGATGAGTCGGAAGAAGCCGAGGAACTCAAGCCATGTGATCCTCAGTACACCGATTATACACCATGTCAAGATCAAAAGCGTGCTATGACTTTCCCAAGGGAAAATATGAACTACCGGGAAAGGCATTGTCCACCTCAAGAAGAGAAGTTACACTGCCTTATTCCCGCACCTAAGGGATATGTTACCCCGTTTCCATGGCCAAAAAGTCGGGATTATGTTCCCTATGCGAATGCTCCATATAAGAGCTTGACAGTTGAGAAGGCCATTCAGAACTGGGTTCAGTATGAAGGTAATGTGTTCAGGTTCCCAGGAGGAGGGACACAGTTTCCTCAAGGAGCAGATAAGTATATTGATCAGCTTGCTTCAGTTGTCCCTATCGAAAACGGGACAGTTCGGACTGCTTTGGACACTGGTTGTGGG GTTGCAAGTTGGGGTGCTTATCTTTGGAAAAGGAATGTCATAGCAATGTCATTTGCCCCAAGGGACTCACATGAAGCTCAGGTTCAGTTTGCTCTGGAAAGGGGTGTACCTGCTGTTATTGGTGTACTAGGAACCATCAAAATGCCATATCCATCTAAAGCCTTTGATATGGCCCATTGTTCTCGTTGTCTAATCCCATGGGGAGCTGCTG ATGGAATCCTCATGATGGAAGTTGATCGAGTTCTTAGACCTGGAGGCTACTGGGTGCTTTCTGGACCTCCTATCAACTGGAAAACCAATTATAAGGCCTGGCAACGCCCCAAGGAGGAGCTTGAGGAAGAACAGAGGAAGATTGAAGAGGCTGCTAAACTTCTTTGCTGGGAGAAGATATCTGAGAAGGGTGAGACTGCTATTTGGCAGAAAAGAAAGGATTCTGACTCATGCCGTTCTGCACAAGAAAGTTCTGCAGCCAAAGTTTGTAAATCTTCTGATTCAGATAGTGTCTG GtacaacaaaatggaaacatGCATAACACCTAACAATGGTAATGGTGAAGATGAGAGTCTAAAGCCATTCCCTGAGAGACTTTATGCTGTTCCCCCAAGAATTGCTAATGGAAAAGTTTCTGGAGTGTCTGTTGAGGAATATCAGGAAGACAACAAGAAATGGAAGAAACACGTTAGTGCTTATAAGAAGATCAACAAATTCCTAGACACGGGAAGGTACCGCAACATTATGGACATGAATGCTGGACTAGGAGGTTTTGCAGCAGCACTGCACTCTCCCAAGTTTTGGGTTATGAATGTTATGCCAACAATAGCTGAGAAGAATACTCTGGGAGTTATATATGAACGGGGACTGATTGGCATCTATCATGACTG GTGTGAAGCATTTTCTACATACCCAAGGACATATGATCTCATTCATGCTAATGGCCTTTTCAGTTTATACAAGAACAA GTGTGAATTTGAGGACATTCTCTTAGAGATGGACCGTATTTTGCGTCCAGAAGGAGCTGTCATTCTTAGAGACAATGTAGATGTACTGATCAAGGTGAGGAAGATAATTGGAGGCATGAGGTGGAACCTCAAATTGATGGATCATGAGGACGGTCCCCTTGTTCCCGAGAAAATACTGGTTGCTGTCAAACAATATTGGACTCTTGGTGATACCAACTCCACGTCCTCGCAATGA
- the LOC107848385 gene encoding protein PHYTOCHROME KINASE SUBSTRATE 1: protein MQNLVSNMAMVKLVEATKSGTNLLDASFSSYLNDTEGTIVLNLESTRNLSKKAGDEEIDIFSAEKYFNEGVDQENDEPQNKHKFNDQPVVNIVSLQQKTRPLTPSVHSESSWNSRSALLQKISRNHHQPLPTKVNNQSYGKKFLARIGCNCYCKDKNSVEVDDQLSENSSNRGKYHGKSKQNPIKTRSSESTTIGANHQDLHFKKIDELGLGLKTDERFVVPVFDPKGGNPGVKKLPQQEEESRKSLEVFGFPITEKERSKFSLEKKISMLTWDAIVPKAEEIDIINIGASSNGTYEDDYAESDASSDLFEIESFPSNNTANPSLVRQGSDGMSCYAPSEVSIDWSVVTASAADFSIMSDSEDFKTPSIRTNPNNRIAHSGRDKTKRRSGILLGCNSHKAVGVVGDAYKASEKTSVELPQRNLKSHEPIMPMTRFHAESKVNRFDGGDRKLHDFTTRSIASTYTGRPADFLYI from the coding sequence ATGCAAAACTTAGTCTCCAATATGGCTATGGTCAAACTAGTAGAAGCCACCAAAAGTGGTACCAATCTTCTTGATGCCTCATTTTCTTCTTACTTGAATGATACTGAAGGAACCATTGTACTCAATCTTGAATCAACTAGAAATTTGAGCAAGAAAGCaggtgatgaagaaattgacatctttagtgcagaaaaatatttcaatgaaGGGGTTGATCAAGAAAATGATGAGCCACAAAACAAACACAAGTTCAATGATCAGCCAGTTGTTAATATAGTTTCACTGCAACAAAAGACTAGACCTTTAACTCCAAGTGTTCATTCAGAATCAAGTTGGAATAGCAGAAGTGCATTGCTGCAGAAGAtttcaagaaatcatcatcaGCCACTGCCGACAAAGGTTAATAATCAGTCTTATGGCAAGAAATTCCTTGCAAGAATTGGCTGTAATTGTTATTGCAAAGACAAGAACTCTGTTGAGGTAGATGATCAACTTTCCGAAAACAGTTCTAACAGGGGGAAATATCATGGCAAATCAAAGCAAAACCCCATCAAGACTAGAAGTTCTGAGTCCACTACAATAGGAGCTAATCATCAAGACTTGCACTTCAAGAAAATTGATGAATTGGGACTTGGACTGAAAACAGATGAGCGTTTTGTCGTTCCTGTTTTCGATCCTAAAGGTGGAAATCCAGGGGTGAAGAAACTACCCCAACAGGAAGAAGAATCAAGAAAGTCTCTAGAAGTGTTTGGATTTCCAATAACAGAGAAAGAAAGAAGTAAATTCAGCCTTGAGAAAAAGATAAGCATGTTAACATGGGATGCAATTGTTCCAAAAGCTGAAGAAATCGATATCATCAACATAGGGGCAAGTTCAAATGGAACATATGAGGATGATTATGCAGAAAGTGATGCAAGTTCAGacttatttgagattgaaagtttCCCAAGCAACAATACAGCCAATCCAAGTCTTGTTAGACAAGGCTCAGATGGCATGTCTTGTTATGCTCCAAGTGAAGTTAGCATTGATTGGAGTGTGGTCACTGCTAGTGCAGCTGATTTCTCTATAATGTCTGATTCAGAAGATTTCAAAACACCCTCAATTAGAACCAATCCCAATAACAGAATTGCCCACAGTGGGAGAGACAAAACGAAACGTCGATCAGGCATTCTTCTGGGATGCAACAGTCATAAAGCTGTAGGAGTTGTGGGAGATGCATATAAAGCTAGTGAAAAAACATCAGTAGAGTTGCCTCAGAGGAACTTAAAGAGTCATGAGCCTATTATGCCAATGACAAGGTTTCATGCTGAGAGCAAAGTGAATCGATTCGATGGAGGAGATAGGAAATTACATGATTTTACGACAAGATCAATTGCTAGCACATATACTGGACGTCCTGCAGATTTCTTGTATATTTAG
- the LOC107848390 gene encoding metalloendoproteinase 3-MMP, giving the protein MRIHLFIAIAFVLILSTPTSAHFFPNISSIPRLLKPNATAWAGFQKLLGCHTGQKVDGIAKIKKYFQHFGYITSSSSSNFNDDFDDILESAVKTYQQNFNLNATGVLDAPTIQHIIRPRCGNADVVNGISTMNYGKPPPAGSPTVAHYSFFPGRPRWPAGKTDLTYAFLPANNLTDNIKSVFSRAFDRWSEVTPLTFTETPSFQSADIKIGFFAGDHNDGEPFDGPMGTLAHAFSPPAGNFHLDGDENWVIDGTPVNEGKFFSILSAVDLESVAVHEIGHLLGLGHSSVEDSIMYPSLESGTRRVELANDDILGVQELYGSNPNFTGPNTTLTPTQENDTNGVPSLSSLWVVLVVGFAFAFV; this is encoded by the coding sequence ATGAGGATTCATTTATTCATCGCCATTGCTTTTGTTCTAATATTATCAACTCCAACTTCAGCTCATTTCTTCCCAAATATTTCTTCAATCCCTCGTTTACTCAAACCTAATGCCACTGCTTGGGCAGGTTTTCAGAAGTTATTAGGATGCCACACCGGTCAGAAAGTCgatggcattgctaaaataaaaaaatattttcaacatttcgGATatattacttcttcttcttccagTAACTTCAATGATGACtttgatgatattcttgaatCTGCAGTCAAGACTTACCAGCAAAATTTCAACCTCAACGCCACTGGTGTCCTCGACGCGCCGACGATTCAGCATATCATAAGACCCAGATGTGGAAACGCCGATGTAGTTAACGGCATTAGTACCATGAACTACGGCAAGCCGCCGCCGGCAGGTTCTCCGACGGTCGCTCACTACTCGTTCTTTCCGGGTAGACCACGGTGGCCGGCGGGTAAGACCGACTTGACATACGCGTTTCTACCGGCGAACAATCTGACGGATAACATCAAGAGCGTGTTCTCACGCGCTTTTGACCGATGGTCGGAGGTAACCCCATTGACCTTCACTGAGACGCCGTCGTTCCAATCGGCGGATATTAAGATCGGATTTTTCGCCGGAGATCACAACGACGGTGAACCGTTTGATGGTCCGATGGGGACATTAGCACACGCGTTTTCGCCGCCGGCGGGGAATTTTCACTTGGACGGCGATGAGAATTGGGTCATCGATGGTACGCCGGTAAATGAAGGGAAGTTCTTTTCAATATTATCGGCTGTAGATCTTGAATCGGTTGCGGTTCATGAAATCGGACACTTATTGGGTTTGGGTCATTCATCTGTAGAAGATTCGATAATGTACCCGAGTTTAGAATCGGGTACCCGAAGAGTGGAACTTGCGAATGATGATATTCTGGGAGTGCAGGAGTTATACGGGTCTAACCCGAATTTTACTGGGCCGAATACAACTTTGACTCCGACCCAGGAGAATGATACAAATGGGGTCCCCAGTCTTAGCTCATTGTGGGTTGTATTGGTGGTTGGATTTGCGTTTGCTTTCGTTTAG
- the LOC107847538 gene encoding probable methyltransferase PMT2 isoform X2 produces MAGKNSGDNRTRTSVSIFIVAGLCCFFYLLGAWQRSGFGKGDSIALAVTKTADENCDILPNLNFETRHAGEAGGTDESEEAEELKPCDPQYTDYTPCQDQKRAMTFPRENMNYRERHCPPQEEKLHCLIPAPKGYVTPFPWPKSRDYVPYANAPYKSLTVEKAIQNWVQYEGNVFRFPGGGTQFPQGADKYIDQLASVVPIENGTVRTALDTGCGVASWGAYLWKRNVIAMSFAPRDSHEAQVQFALERGVPAVIGVLGTIKMPYPSKAFDMAHCSRCLIPWGAADGILMMEVDRVLRPGGYWVLSGPPINWKTNYKAWQRPKEELEEEQRKIEEAAKLLCWEKISEKGETAIWQKRKDSDSCRSAQESSAAKVCKSSDSDSVWYNKMETCITPNNGNGEDESLKPFPERLYAVPPRIANGKVSGVSVEEYQEDNKKWKKHVSAYKKINKFLDTGRYRNIMDMNAGLGGFAAALHSPKFWVMNVMPTIAEKNTLGVIYERGLIGIYHDWCEAFSTYPRTYDLIHANGLFSLYKNKCEFEDILLEMDRILRPEGAVILRDNVDVLIKVRKIIGGMRWNLKLMDHEDGPLVPEKILVAVKQYWTLGDTNSTSSQ; encoded by the exons ATGGCGGGCAAAAACTCGGGAGATAATAGGACTAGGACTTCTGTATCAATATTTATAGTAGCTGGTCTATGCTGTTTCTTCTATTTACTTGGAGCATGGCAAAGAAGTGGTTTCGGGAAAGGAGATAGTATAGCTCTGGCAGTCACCAAGACTGCTGATGAGAATTGCGATATACTACCAAATCTCAATTTTGAAACTCGTCATGCCGGCGAAGCAGGCGGTACTGATGAGTCGGAAGAAGCCGAGGAACTCAAGCCATGTGATCCTCAGTACACCGATTATACACCATGTCAAGATCAAAAGCGTGCTATGACTTTCCCAAGGGAAAATATGAACTACCGGGAAAGGCATTGTCCACCTCAAGAAGAGAAGTTACACTGCCTTATTCCCGCACCTAAGGGATATGTTACCCCGTTTCCATGGCCAAAAAGTCGGGATTATGTTCCCTATGCGAATGCTCCATATAAGAGCTTGACAGTTGAGAAGGCCATTCAGAACTGGGTTCAGTATGAAGGTAATGTGTTCAGGTTCCCAGGAGGAGGGACACAGTTTCCTCAAGGAGCAGATAAGTATATTGATCAGCTTGCTTCAGTTGTCCCTATCGAAAACGGGACAGTTCGGACTGCTTTGGACACTGGTTGTGGG GTTGCAAGTTGGGGTGCTTATCTTTGGAAAAGGAATGTCATAGCAATGTCATTTGCCCCAAGGGACTCACATGAAGCTCAGGTTCAGTTTGCTCTGGAAAGGGGTGTACCTGCTGTTATTGGTGTACTAGGAACCATCAAAATGCCATATCCATCTAAAGCCTTTGATATGGCCCATTGTTCTCGTTGTCTAATCCCATGGGGAGCTGCTG ATGGAATCCTCATGATGGAAGTTGATCGAGTTCTTAGACCTGGAGGCTACTGGGTGCTTTCTGGACCTCCTATCAACTGGAAAACCAATTATAAGGCCTGGCAACGCCCCAAGGAGGAGCTTGAGGAAGAACAGAGGAAGATTGAAGAGGCTGCTAAACTTCTTTGCTGGGAGAAGATATCTGAGAAGGGTGAGACTGCTATTTGGCAGAAAAGAAAGGATTCTGACTCATGCCGTTCTGCACAAGAAAGTTCTGCAGCCAAAGTTTGTAAATCTTCTGATTCAGATAGTGTCTG GtacaacaaaatggaaacatGCATAACACCTAACAATGGTAATGGTGAAGATGAGAGTCTAAAGCCATTCCCTGAGAGACTTTATGCTGTTCCCCCAAGAATTGCTAATGGAAAAGTTTCTGGAGTGTCTGTTGAGGAATATCAGGAAGACAACAAGAAATGGAAGAAACACGTTAGTGCTTATAAGAAGATCAACAAATTCCTAGACACGGGAAGGTACCGCAACATTATGGACATGAATGCTGGACTAGGAGGTTTTGCAGCAGCACTGCACTCTCCCAAGTTTTGGGTTATGAATGTTATGCCAACAATAGCTGAGAAGAATACTCTGGGAGTTATATATGAACGGGGACTGATTGGCATCTATCATGACTG GTGTGAAGCATTTTCTACATACCCAAGGACATATGATCTCATTCATGCTAATGGCCTTTTCAGTTTATACAAGAACAA GTGTGAATTTGAGGACATTCTCTTAGAGATGGACCGTATTTTGCGTCCAGAAGGAGCTGTCATTCTTAGAGACAATGTAGATGTACTGATCAAGGTGAGGAAGATAATTGGAGGCATGAGGTGGAACCTCAAATTGATGGATCATGAGGACGGTCCCCTTGTTCCCGAGAAAATACTGGTTGCTGTCAAACAATATTGGACTCTTGGTGATACCAACTCCACGTCCTCGCAATGA